From the genome of Treponema peruense:
TCCATGAAAGTGCGACGACAACAAAACTGGATCGTATGGAAAGGGTAGTGGATTTTTTCCTGCCGACAACAATAAAAATTGCGGCTATAATCCAAAAGACAACCATTGGCACAAAAAAGTAAGGGATAAGCTGTGTTTCCCCGCAGTAAAGTGCAACGGCTTCAGGAATAAGATATGTTGTTCCGACTATGGCAACGATGAATGAAATAATCCTGAGTACGGTAAAAGTCATGCTAGTCTATCCTGCTGAATTTTTCCAGAACTTTGCGCTCTCCTGTCTGCTCAATAAGAACAAGATGGTCGCCTGTGTTAAGAACAGTGTTTCCGACGGGCAGTTCGTAGCTGTCGTTTCCCGGTTTTTTTACCAGAAGCATAAGGTAGTTTCCGGGGTCTGCAATTTCTTTAAGGGTTTTTCCGACCAGTTTGCTCGAAGAAGGAAGGTCGCACTCAACAATTTCAAATGCGCCGTTCGAAACAGTGTGGATTCCAGTTACGCTTTTTCCGTGAAGATGGCTCATTATGCTGTCTACAAGAGTGTCCCTTACTGGAACCGCAACGTCGACTCCAAGCTTTCGTGCAATGTCCCCGAATGCGGAATGTGCTACAAGTGCTACGGTTTTTTCTACACCCAGAGATTCAAGGTAAGCAGAAACAACCATGTTCATTTCGTGATTGTGTGTTGCGCAGATTACCAGATTGAACTTGTCCAGTCCTTCTTCCTGAATAAAGCCTTCGTCGGTAACATCTGCACAGAAAACTTTTGCACTGGGGAACCGTTCGCTTGCGGCTTTGCACAAAGACTGGTCGCTGTCAATTATTACAAAATCCTGTGACAGTTTTTTTGTTCCTGCAAATAATTTTTTTATTACCGAAGTTCTGTCTTTTTCTATTATGTGGTCGGCTATTATTGTTCCGATACGCCCGGCCCCTACAAGTGCAATTTTTTTTATTGCATCCACTTTTGTTCCGCAGAGTTCAAGCAGTTCCTTTATGTCTGACTTTT
Proteins encoded in this window:
- a CDS encoding NAD-binding protein, which produces MNIMIIGAGFTGIQLAKRLINEKNNVTLIDNDEETIRHAGNRLDCKLFKADGNNLENLEEAGIDKADALVTLTESDEINMITCSLVDAVYPNLLKIARVRNYAYYVNTNAAALHHAETFLGKHRPLYGIDYMIHPDVEAAEAIVKAVEHGAISDVVTFGNDEFEITALRIEKDSRLDGISLKNIRSLSDKKFIIAYAETVDTKTGTFTSCLPSGETVLHAGDRIGVLAEKSDIKELLELCGTKVDAIKKIALVGAGRIGTIIADHIIEKDRTSVIKKLFAGTKKLSQDFVIIDSDQSLCKAASERFPSAKVFCADVTDEGFIQEEGLDKFNLVICATHNHEMNMVVSAYLESLGVEKTVALVAHSAFGDIARKLGVDVAVPVRDTLVDSIMSHLHGKSVTGIHTVSNGAFEIVECDLPSSSKLVGKTLKEIADPGNYLMLLVKKPGNDSYELPVGNTVLNTGDHLVLIEQTGERKVLEKFSRID